In Bremerella alba, one DNA window encodes the following:
- a CDS encoding alpha/beta fold hydrolase: protein MKCFRRSLLWGWFVLAIGCAPTADLSIPRFQPRSVVWLNNWELPEPTESRSEAEQYMQKADALKALGMYDAAEEMYVRSANTDIDFAFPMYQLACNYELSGKHDEAFEAFQQAMQRGFDDFPTALHDDELGKIRRRSDFNDSLATIRTRYIIAAADHVGQPIAVRPETDKPPQGWPVILMLHGYGDSHLHYLDEARLWAEQGFVAVVVPGSVPTHGNFYQWSDESIEPTHEDLQAIMTSQLFDGVIDLDRVYLLGFSQGALHAMLATEEHPDLYAGCVSLSPGGSLVGQLTRPSLDPEKGTARFVLIHGDEEPHAPLVQIWARECDKAKWMFEGQTHPGGHHFPDDWEQRVPAIATFLLK, encoded by the coding sequence ATGAAATGCTTCCGCCGCTCACTGCTGTGGGGATGGTTCGTCCTTGCCATTGGTTGTGCGCCCACTGCAGATCTGTCGATCCCTCGCTTCCAGCCGCGATCGGTTGTCTGGCTGAATAATTGGGAGCTGCCTGAACCGACAGAATCTCGCAGCGAAGCCGAACAGTACATGCAAAAGGCAGACGCCCTGAAGGCCCTGGGCATGTACGACGCGGCAGAAGAGATGTACGTCCGCTCGGCCAACACCGACATCGACTTTGCCTTTCCGATGTATCAACTCGCATGCAATTACGAGTTGTCCGGCAAGCACGACGAAGCCTTCGAGGCCTTTCAACAGGCCATGCAACGCGGCTTCGATGACTTTCCCACCGCACTGCATGACGACGAACTCGGCAAGATCCGTCGTCGTTCCGACTTCAATGATTCGTTAGCAACCATTCGCACACGGTACATCATCGCCGCCGCAGATCACGTCGGTCAGCCGATTGCCGTTCGACCAGAAACCGACAAGCCTCCGCAAGGCTGGCCCGTCATCTTGATGCTGCACGGCTACGGAGATAGTCACCTGCACTATCTCGACGAAGCCCGGCTTTGGGCCGAGCAGGGGTTCGTGGCCGTGGTTGTCCCTGGTAGCGTTCCCACGCACGGCAACTTCTATCAGTGGTCCGACGAATCGATCGAACCGACGCACGAAGACCTGCAAGCGATCATGACCTCGCAGCTCTTCGACGGCGTGATCGACTTAGATCGCGTGTACTTATTGGGCTTCTCGCAAGGGGCACTGCACGCGATGCTGGCCACCGAAGAGCATCCCGACCTTTACGCCGGATGCGTATCGCTTTCACCGGGAGGAAGCCTGGTGGGGCAATTAACGCGACCGTCGCTCGATCCAGAAAAGGGAACGGCGCGGTTTGTCTTGATTCACGGCGACGAGGAACCGCATGCACCGCTGGTTCAAATTTGGGCTCGCGAGTGCGACAAGGCGAAGTGGATGTTCGAAGGCCAGACGCACCCCGGTGGGCATCATTTTCCCGACGATTGGGAACAACGCGTGCCGGCGATTGCGACGTTTTTGTTGAAGTAG
- the ppc gene encoding phosphoenolpyruvate carboxylase — protein sequence MYHEEHVPGLNLLVELLDQVVREQVGDSLAETMNRIRRMSLERRSGLPDAEERLLAEIARIPKQELRSVIRWLSLYFDLANLAEDYHRVRILDQRAEEAEAEGLPRSESIADAIRQLCESGCTAAEMQDWLDRLAITPVFTAHPSEAKRRTTRELLRRLRDHLPYLEVHPHEEDFEAVLSDLTLLWQTDSLRPQRPGVMGEVERGLFFAEALWDVAPQIYREMRMALARYYPHHQFEAKPFLTFGSWIGGDRDGHPFVTAKVTETTLGLLRKTALERHLSYCRELKKTLVTSDRQAAVSDEIRQRLATATQQWEPMSARLEEVSPSEVYRRYLKMIEFRLEVSLGLAFVEGDEHVAYQQPEELMDEVELLRQSMLEHQGRRVVERYLDPWKDRLHTFGFHFFSLDIRQDSDVHRAALREILFADLPEDQVIEEADWLKRLCDLDQQPQVDTTKLNEMTQEVLATFGVLADTMATGGPKPFGGYVISMTHQPADVIAVLWLWNYVWNQKYPGKPRPYLPISPLFETIDDLERAPAIFEAMLKQPVYRNYLGQQARLEQMIMVGYSDSTKDGGYLTASWNLHQAQERLAEVAAKHHVEMTIFHGRGGSLGRGGGPAARGIQSLPPQAVDGKLRLTEQGEVLAERYDNAVIAHRHIEQLTSATLLVSASTASAEMANWKEMTDSMSQAALAKYRELVSHEDFLRYFDQATPISEIEGLPIGSRPARRRARKSLKDLRAIPWTFAWTQSRQLLPAWYGMGTGIRTLVDTQNGNWELLQEMYQEWPVFQATIDNAELALAKADMDIARDYAELAGTAQESIWRMIDEEYRLSCGAICLIRQQHELLEKIGWLNRSIRSRNPYVDPLNLIQIQLIKQSRENGEDPNGEGTEGLAQIIRLTIQGIAAGLRSTG from the coding sequence ATGTACCACGAAGAGCATGTGCCGGGGTTAAATTTGTTGGTTGAGTTGCTCGACCAGGTTGTCCGCGAACAGGTGGGCGATTCACTAGCCGAGACCATGAATCGCATCCGCCGGATGTCCCTCGAGCGGCGGTCCGGTTTGCCGGATGCCGAGGAACGCTTGTTGGCGGAAATTGCCCGGATCCCGAAACAAGAGCTACGCAGCGTGATTCGCTGGCTGAGTCTCTATTTCGATCTGGCAAATCTGGCCGAAGATTACCACCGCGTGCGGATTCTCGATCAGCGAGCCGAGGAGGCCGAAGCAGAAGGCCTGCCGCGTAGCGAATCGATCGCCGATGCGATTCGTCAGCTTTGCGAAAGTGGCTGCACGGCCGCCGAGATGCAAGACTGGTTAGACCGCTTGGCGATCACCCCGGTCTTTACCGCGCACCCCAGCGAAGCCAAACGTCGTACAACGCGTGAGCTGTTGCGTCGCCTCCGCGATCACTTGCCGTACTTGGAAGTTCATCCGCACGAAGAGGACTTTGAAGCGGTCCTGAGCGACTTGACCCTGCTGTGGCAAACCGACTCGCTACGTCCACAGCGGCCTGGCGTGATGGGCGAGGTCGAGCGGGGCCTGTTCTTCGCCGAAGCACTATGGGATGTCGCTCCGCAAATCTATCGTGAAATGCGGATGGCCTTGGCACGTTATTATCCGCACCATCAGTTTGAAGCGAAGCCGTTTTTAACCTTCGGCAGTTGGATTGGTGGCGACCGTGACGGGCACCCTTTTGTCACCGCCAAGGTTACCGAGACAACATTGGGCTTGTTACGAAAGACGGCCCTGGAACGGCATCTGTCGTACTGTCGCGAGTTGAAAAAGACGCTGGTCACCTCTGATCGTCAGGCCGCCGTCAGCGATGAAATCCGCCAGCGATTGGCCACGGCGACCCAGCAATGGGAACCAATGTCTGCCCGCCTGGAAGAGGTTTCGCCTAGTGAGGTCTATCGCCGCTACCTGAAGATGATCGAGTTCCGGCTCGAAGTCTCGCTCGGTCTGGCATTTGTCGAAGGAGACGAACACGTCGCCTATCAACAACCGGAAGAGCTAATGGACGAGGTCGAGCTGCTGCGTCAGAGCATGCTCGAGCATCAAGGCCGCCGCGTCGTCGAGAGATATTTAGACCCCTGGAAAGATCGCCTGCATACCTTTGGCTTCCACTTCTTCTCGCTCGATATCCGGCAAGACTCCGACGTCCACCGCGCCGCGCTGCGTGAGATTTTGTTTGCGGATCTGCCCGAGGATCAAGTGATCGAAGAAGCCGATTGGCTCAAGCGACTTTGCGATCTCGACCAACAGCCGCAGGTCGACACGACCAAGCTCAACGAAATGACTCAGGAAGTGTTGGCGACTTTCGGCGTGCTGGCCGACACGATGGCGACCGGCGGGCCGAAGCCGTTTGGCGGTTATGTGATCAGCATGACGCATCAGCCGGCCGATGTGATTGCCGTGTTGTGGCTGTGGAACTATGTCTGGAATCAAAAGTATCCCGGCAAGCCACGACCTTACCTGCCGATCTCGCCGCTGTTTGAAACGATCGACGACTTAGAGCGGGCCCCGGCCATATTCGAGGCGATGCTCAAGCAGCCGGTCTATCGCAACTACCTGGGACAGCAAGCACGGCTAGAACAGATGATCATGGTCGGCTACTCCGACAGTACCAAGGATGGTGGTTACCTGACCGCTTCCTGGAACTTGCACCAGGCTCAGGAACGCCTGGCCGAGGTGGCCGCCAAGCACCATGTCGAGATGACCATCTTCCACGGTCGCGGCGGTAGCCTGGGGCGTGGTGGCGGTCCGGCGGCACGCGGTATCCAGTCGTTGCCGCCACAGGCCGTCGATGGCAAGCTGCGATTGACCGAGCAGGGAGAAGTGCTGGCCGAGCGGTACGACAACGCGGTCATCGCCCATCGGCATATCGAGCAGCTAACCAGTGCCACCTTGTTGGTCAGCGCGTCGACCGCTTCGGCTGAGATGGCCAACTGGAAGGAAATGACCGATTCGATGAGCCAGGCAGCGCTGGCCAAATACCGCGAATTGGTTTCGCACGAAGACTTCCTGCGTTACTTCGATCAGGCAACGCCCATTAGCGAAATCGAAGGCCTGCCGATCGGCTCGCGTCCTGCCCGACGACGTGCTCGTAAATCGTTGAAAGATTTGCGAGCGATTCCGTGGACCTTTGCCTGGACGCAGTCACGCCAGCTTTTGCCGGCGTGGTATGGCATGGGGACGGGCATTCGCACGCTCGTCGATACCCAGAACGGGAACTGGGAACTGCTGCAAGAGATGTATCAGGAATGGCCCGTCTTTCAGGCCACGATCGACAACGCCGAGTTGGCCCTCGCCAAGGCCGACATGGACATTGCTCGCGATTATGCCGAACTCGCTGGCACGGCCCAGGAAAGCATCTGGCGGATGATCGACGAAGAGTATCGTCTGTCGTGCGGAGCCATTTGTCTCATTCGCCAACAGCACGAATTGCTGGAGAAGATTGGTTGGCTCAATCGCAGCATTCGCAGCCGTAACCCATATGTCGATCCGCTGAACTTGATTCAGATCCAACTGATCAAGCAAAGCCGCGAGAACGGCGAGGACCCCAACGGGGAAGGCACCGAAGGCCTGGCCCAGATCATTCGTCTTACCATCCAAGGGATCGCCGCGGGCTTACGCTCGACGGGTTAG
- a CDS encoding methyl-accepting chemotaxis protein: protein MPTSATLDAAQSTTKPSTRKAKTTTAQSGLVEAQLREEIAMLKAENAAISKSQAVIEFEPDGTILTANDNFLGAVGYTLDELQGQHHRLFVDQAYSHSAEYRDFWSKLGQGHFDAGQYKRFGKGGQEIWIQASYNPILDENGKTIKVVKYAVDITAQKMQDADFQGQLNAVSKVQAVIEFDLDGTILTANDNFLSTLGYSLGEIQGQHHQMFVEPEYARSTEYKQFWDKLRRGEFESAEYKRIGKGGKEIWIQASYNPIFDASGKPYKVVKYATDVTQQKLATANFSGQMDAISKSQAVIEFNMDGTIRTANDNFLNAIGYTLSELEGRHHQMFVDKQLAASNEYKQFWEKLNQGQFDAGQYKRIAKGDKEIWIQASYNPILDLNGKPFKVVKYATDITQQVRLRLAMAELIANVNESANQFSESAATVSEASQSVAEGAQTQSAAVEQISASAQELTRSIQGVRDRANETDKLANETNLIAVDGGQAVTKSGEAMDLIKASSEQISEIIQVISEIASQTNLLALNAAIEAARAGEHGLGFAVVADEVRKLAERASNAAKDVSALIKESTARVANGVELSGQAGSALEKIVAAVEATSGKIAEIASATDEQMSMSQEVYGTVQQVASVTEQSTASSEEMAASAEELGAQAKSLRDLVEGFDMGV from the coding sequence ATGCCGACCAGTGCAACCCTCGATGCCGCTCAATCGACGACCAAACCTTCCACGCGCAAAGCTAAGACGACGACCGCACAATCAGGATTAGTGGAAGCTCAGCTGCGAGAAGAAATTGCGATGCTGAAGGCCGAGAACGCAGCGATAAGCAAGTCGCAGGCCGTCATCGAGTTTGAGCCGGACGGAACGATCCTAACCGCCAACGACAATTTCCTGGGTGCAGTTGGTTACACGCTGGATGAACTTCAGGGCCAACACCACCGGTTGTTTGTCGATCAGGCCTATTCCCACAGCGCCGAGTATCGCGACTTTTGGTCAAAACTGGGCCAAGGGCACTTCGACGCTGGTCAGTACAAACGCTTCGGCAAAGGTGGCCAAGAGATCTGGATCCAGGCTTCCTACAACCCAATTCTCGACGAAAACGGCAAGACCATCAAAGTGGTAAAGTACGCCGTCGACATTACCGCTCAAAAGATGCAGGACGCCGACTTTCAGGGTCAGCTCAATGCCGTCAGCAAAGTTCAAGCCGTCATCGAATTCGACTTGGACGGCACCATTCTCACGGCCAACGACAACTTCTTGAGCACACTTGGTTACTCGCTGGGCGAGATCCAGGGCCAGCACCACCAGATGTTTGTCGAACCAGAATATGCTCGCAGTACTGAATACAAACAGTTCTGGGATAAGCTCCGCCGTGGCGAATTTGAATCGGCCGAATACAAACGCATCGGTAAAGGAGGGAAGGAGATCTGGATTCAGGCTTCCTACAACCCAATCTTCGATGCCAGCGGCAAGCCTTACAAAGTTGTCAAGTATGCCACCGATGTGACTCAGCAGAAGTTGGCCACGGCTAATTTCTCAGGTCAGATGGATGCGATCAGCAAATCGCAGGCAGTGATCGAATTCAACATGGACGGCACGATTCGCACGGCCAACGATAACTTCCTGAACGCGATCGGCTACACACTGAGCGAACTTGAAGGTCGCCATCATCAGATGTTTGTCGACAAGCAGTTGGCCGCCAGCAACGAGTACAAGCAGTTCTGGGAAAAGCTGAACCAGGGTCAGTTCGACGCCGGTCAGTACAAACGCATTGCCAAGGGTGACAAGGAGATCTGGATTCAGGCTTCCTACAACCCGATTCTCGATCTCAACGGCAAGCCGTTCAAGGTCGTCAAATATGCCACGGATATTACCCAGCAAGTCCGTCTACGCTTGGCCATGGCCGAATTGATTGCCAACGTCAACGAAAGTGCCAACCAGTTTAGCGAGAGTGCCGCCACCGTCAGCGAAGCTTCGCAGTCGGTTGCCGAAGGTGCTCAGACGCAAAGCGCCGCAGTCGAGCAGATCAGTGCTTCGGCACAAGAGCTGACTCGCAGCATTCAAGGTGTTCGCGATCGTGCTAACGAGACAGACAAGCTGGCCAACGAGACCAACTTGATCGCCGTCGATGGGGGCCAGGCCGTCACCAAGAGTGGCGAAGCGATGGACCTGATCAAAGCCTCCTCAGAGCAGATCAGCGAGATCATTCAGGTTATTAGCGAAATCGCCAGCCAAACGAATCTTCTGGCACTCAATGCGGCCATCGAAGCGGCTCGTGCCGGGGAACATGGTCTGGGGTTTGCCGTGGTGGCGGACGAAGTTCGCAAGTTGGCCGAACGTGCCAGCAACGCCGCCAAGGACGTTTCAGCATTGATCAAAGAATCGACTGCTCGCGTGGCCAACGGTGTGGAACTGAGTGGCCAGGCCGGCAGTGCGTTGGAAAAGATCGTTGCCGCGGTGGAAGCCACCTCAGGCAAGATCGCCGAGATTGCTTCGGCTACCGACGAACAAATGAGCATGTCGCAAGAGGTTTACGGCACCGTTCAGCAAGTCGCCTCGGTGACCGAACAGTCGACCGCTTCCAGCGAAGAGATGGCAGCCAGTGCCGAAGAACTCGGTGCTCAAGCCAAGTCGCTGCGAGATCTGGTTGAAGGTTTCGACATGGGCGTCTAA
- a CDS encoding DUF1559 domain-containing protein: protein MKSLSLCSENSARAKRGFTLVELLVVIAIIGVLVALLLPAVQQAREAARRAQCVNNLKNIGLAMHNYHDTYRNFPYLGFSDWNGDTISVFGRLLPFIEQSAMYDTLDFSVRANDGNNRLYRTTPIDVYSCPSETVTLGESNSGNNHWSHQRYSYAVCVGNTNYDQHDANNWDGTYTYDNGGSAFKMGENIRSMASITDGTSNSVMVSEVPMNQNDQGWQGMYAAGIYASGAGFTGYLTPNTKASIDGGRRCWNPDDYLQKIPCHGGSDRWWGATFAAFSMHPGGVNACNFDGSVSFVPETIDIWAWRARTSTQGGEVIGQ from the coding sequence ATGAAGTCGCTTTCGTTATGCTCTGAAAACTCTGCTCGAGCCAAACGCGGGTTCACGCTCGTCGAACTGCTCGTTGTGATCGCGATCATTGGCGTGTTGGTGGCGTTGCTTCTGCCTGCCGTGCAGCAAGCTCGTGAAGCCGCGCGACGTGCCCAGTGTGTTAATAACCTGAAGAACATTGGGTTAGCGATGCACAACTATCACGACACCTACCGCAACTTTCCGTATCTCGGTTTCAGCGATTGGAACGGCGATACGATCTCGGTGTTTGGGCGTCTGCTTCCTTTCATCGAACAATCGGCCATGTACGATACGCTCGACTTCAGCGTGCGGGCCAACGACGGCAACAACCGTCTGTACCGCACCACGCCGATCGACGTTTACTCGTGCCCTTCGGAAACGGTGACCCTGGGTGAATCGAATAGCGGCAACAACCACTGGTCGCACCAACGTTACAGCTATGCCGTTTGCGTGGGGAACACGAACTACGATCAGCACGACGCCAACAACTGGGACGGTACTTACACCTACGACAACGGCGGGTCGGCTTTCAAAATGGGCGAGAACATCCGCAGCATGGCTTCGATCACCGACGGAACCAGCAATTCCGTCATGGTCTCGGAAGTCCCCATGAATCAAAACGATCAAGGCTGGCAAGGCATGTACGCCGCCGGTATCTATGCTTCGGGCGCTGGTTTCACAGGCTACCTGACCCCCAACACCAAGGCCTCGATCGACGGCGGTCGTCGCTGTTGGAATCCGGACGACTACCTGCAAAAAATCCCTTGCCATGGCGGCTCCGACAGGTGGTGGGGCGCGACGTTTGCCGCGTTCAGCATGCACCCAGGCGGCGTGAACGCTTGTAACTTCGATGGCTCGGTTAGCTTCGTGCCAGAGACAATCGATATCTGGGCATGGCGTGCTCGGACGTCAACCCAAGGTGGCGAGGTCATTGGTCAGTAA
- a CDS encoding glycosyl hydrolase family 65 protein, which yields MPFRTLFAFVFLLTLATLASAQTPLPKFQVPGQQEMTSRLETMFQRHHSPKTQCTLWDAWIPMSTLWPAVGEDPSADAMRGFYRNVFLNRQIDPSGYVVMDQHRGHAHPGGWPFPLWEQAGGAGWHFTVQGDPYRKMMNMQPANVKALHIQGAKDIQQDKSFGLRLTTEGSRTSLTLPVRTFDSFVAPFVVIEWSSDLLPKGAPATLAWRRAGDEGFDPARSIEVIKDSGVGGQYGAGLKLSVVPVHEHALWSDKIEQLRLTWSNDKSQAITIRNIHTATDSRHPITNALFVRGSTDYFLWTRDIAFLKQNIKRMRTAIQYSLTEFSVREEGAMLVQWPGHDGRTGFMHDDQGNKHLLHGHGVGNNYWDLLPFGHYDCYASIMEYDALLAMATLEKAIATHAKWDIAPPTLSHETLTSIANDLKQRAGQRFWDAEKQRFVACVDADGKSHDYGFTFLNLEAIHYGFATPIQAMQIMDWIDGQREVVGDTSTGADIYHWRFAPRATTRRNIEWYAWVWHNPGSIAWGGQVQDGGAVLGFSYHDLMARIRFKGPDNAAQRLKAITDWFAEVEAAGGYRKYYAEPGRGSLQGGGTPGGLGVDHEFMESVLVPQTMLYGFLGFKPTADGFQLEPNLPRDWPSLEITRIAWADHVFDVKASGETLQLTFRKLGKVPLKVQLPSWLWQVEQGQASISQGVLSVDRSQPPQAILLRRLLE from the coding sequence ATGCCGTTCCGAACCCTGTTTGCGTTTGTGTTTCTCTTAACGCTGGCGACACTCGCGTCTGCTCAGACGCCCCTGCCAAAGTTCCAGGTGCCGGGACAGCAGGAAATGACCTCGCGTCTCGAGACGATGTTCCAGCGGCATCACAGCCCTAAGACCCAGTGCACTTTATGGGATGCTTGGATCCCCATGTCGACGCTCTGGCCGGCCGTGGGCGAAGACCCTTCCGCCGACGCGATGCGGGGCTTCTATCGCAACGTCTTTCTGAACCGACAAATCGATCCCAGCGGCTACGTGGTGATGGATCAGCATCGCGGCCACGCCCATCCCGGCGGCTGGCCCTTTCCCTTGTGGGAGCAAGCAGGCGGCGCCGGCTGGCACTTCACGGTGCAAGGAGATCCCTACCGCAAAATGATGAACATGCAGCCCGCCAACGTGAAGGCACTTCACATCCAAGGGGCCAAAGACATTCAGCAGGACAAAAGTTTCGGTCTGCGTCTGACAACCGAAGGATCGCGAACCTCGCTGACGTTACCGGTGCGCACGTTCGATAGTTTCGTCGCCCCGTTTGTGGTGATCGAATGGTCGAGCGATTTACTGCCCAAAGGCGCCCCGGCAACGCTGGCCTGGCGGCGAGCAGGGGATGAAGGTTTCGACCCGGCTCGCTCGATCGAAGTGATCAAAGACAGCGGCGTCGGCGGGCAGTACGGTGCCGGGCTGAAGCTAAGCGTCGTTCCGGTGCACGAGCATGCGTTGTGGAGCGACAAGATCGAGCAGCTCCGTTTGACGTGGAGCAACGACAAATCTCAGGCCATCACGATTCGCAACATTCACACGGCAACCGACTCGCGTCATCCGATTACCAATGCCCTGTTCGTGCGAGGAAGTACGGACTACTTTCTGTGGACCCGCGACATTGCGTTTCTCAAGCAAAACATCAAGCGTATGCGAACCGCGATACAGTACAGCCTGACGGAGTTCAGCGTACGTGAGGAAGGCGCGATGCTGGTCCAGTGGCCAGGGCACGACGGACGCACCGGCTTCATGCACGATGACCAGGGCAACAAGCATCTGCTGCATGGGCACGGGGTCGGGAACAACTATTGGGATCTTCTACCTTTTGGTCACTATGACTGCTACGCGTCGATTATGGAGTACGACGCATTGCTGGCGATGGCCACCCTTGAAAAGGCAATCGCCACGCATGCGAAGTGGGACATCGCCCCGCCGACGCTTAGTCACGAGACGCTCACTTCGATTGCCAACGATCTGAAGCAACGCGCTGGTCAGCGTTTTTGGGATGCCGAGAAGCAGCGGTTTGTGGCGTGTGTCGATGCCGACGGCAAGTCGCACGATTACGGCTTCACCTTTCTAAACCTGGAAGCGATCCACTATGGGTTTGCTACCCCCATTCAGGCCATGCAGATCATGGATTGGATTGACGGTCAGCGTGAAGTCGTTGGCGACACATCCACGGGCGCCGACATCTATCACTGGCGGTTCGCTCCCCGGGCAACCACGCGTCGCAACATTGAGTGGTATGCCTGGGTATGGCATAACCCCGGCAGCATTGCTTGGGGAGGCCAGGTGCAAGATGGAGGCGCCGTGCTGGGCTTCTCGTATCACGATTTGATGGCTCGCATTCGGTTCAAAGGCCCCGACAACGCAGCCCAGCGGTTGAAAGCGATCACCGACTGGTTTGCCGAAGTGGAAGCAGCCGGCGGGTATCGGAAGTATTACGCCGAGCCGGGACGAGGATCGCTGCAAGGGGGCGGCACCCCAGGCGGCTTGGGGGTCGATCACGAGTTCATGGAATCGGTCCTCGTTCCCCAGACCATGCTCTACGGCTTTCTCGGATTCAAGCCGACGGCCGACGGCTTTCAGCTCGAGCCGAACCTACCACGCGACTGGCCAAGCCTAGAGATCACACGAATTGCCTGGGCTGATCATGTGTTCGATGTGAAAGCCAGTGGCGAGACGCTGCAGCTGACGTTTCGCAAGCTTGGCAAAGTTCCGCTGAAAGTGCAACTGCCGTCCTGGCTGTGGCAGGTCGAACAAGGCCAGGCAAGCATTTCCCAGGGAGTCCTCTCCGTGGATCGGTCGCAACCACCGCAAGCGATTCTCCTTCGCCGACTCCTAGAATAG
- a CDS encoding FecR family protein, protein MNDSTPVQDDQSMSDDDLIELIIRYNDDDLDEYEMAALSAAMEGDDRALEIFHSIALQSLTIAEVTPTRQRPASFPRQTVFWWSAAMALAASLAFAVFLDLRAGQLPTVAKLVQATGKVTVTMPDGEARDLAVGDDIPVGMQITTHAIGSSATIEFPDETRVSLHGATEAAFRDEDQKQVDLLVGNIVADVQPQHPGQPLQVVTEQAVTDVLGTVLSVQASHLRTDVDVVEGKVRVYRTGDQSSVDVAAGEKVTVARDLPLKSQLRMPTSDRWQIDFEKELPSDWRKGIWAQDQLPPGSVGAVMAETRPGFFDPSSTWYQIETYNRWSEGLFTVVEDARMKVTFRVNRDEKVQVLLLARGADFHGSDSVYAYEIGDVDPSESSQWHTLEIPLTQFKKEVAEPKVASEDAPTSSPRLGQVIYKVVLSTQDRDIDLVVDQLEFAPH, encoded by the coding sequence ATGAACGATAGCACGCCAGTACAAGATGACCAATCGATGTCCGACGACGACTTGATCGAACTGATCATTCGCTATAACGACGACGACCTCGACGAGTACGAGATGGCGGCCCTCTCGGCTGCCATGGAAGGAGACGACCGCGCGCTCGAGATCTTTCACAGCATCGCGCTGCAGTCCCTGACCATTGCAGAGGTCACCCCTACGCGGCAGAGGCCTGCTTCGTTTCCTCGGCAAACCGTCTTCTGGTGGTCGGCAGCCATGGCCCTGGCCGCCAGTTTGGCGTTTGCCGTCTTTCTCGATTTGCGCGCCGGTCAGCTTCCCACCGTTGCCAAATTGGTGCAAGCGACCGGAAAAGTGACCGTGACGATGCCAGATGGGGAAGCTCGCGACTTGGCCGTCGGAGATGACATTCCCGTGGGAATGCAAATTACCACCCATGCGATCGGCAGCTCGGCAACCATTGAGTTTCCGGATGAGACACGCGTCAGTCTGCACGGTGCCACCGAGGCCGCTTTTCGAGATGAAGATCAGAAACAAGTCGATTTGTTGGTTGGCAACATCGTGGCCGACGTTCAGCCGCAGCATCCCGGCCAGCCTCTGCAGGTCGTTACCGAGCAGGCCGTGACCGACGTCCTGGGGACCGTGCTTTCGGTGCAGGCCTCGCATCTGCGAACCGATGTGGATGTCGTCGAAGGGAAGGTTCGCGTTTATCGCACCGGCGATCAAAGTTCTGTGGATGTCGCGGCAGGCGAGAAGGTCACCGTGGCCCGCGATCTTCCGCTCAAGAGCCAGCTGCGCATGCCCACATCAGATCGCTGGCAAATCGATTTCGAGAAGGAACTTCCCAGCGATTGGCGAAAAGGAATCTGGGCTCAAGACCAACTTCCCCCGGGGTCAGTCGGCGCGGTGATGGCCGAGACGCGGCCGGGTTTCTTTGATCCCAGTAGTACCTGGTATCAAATCGAAACGTACAACCGGTGGAGCGAAGGTCTGTTCACCGTGGTGGAAGATGCCCGCATGAAAGTCACCTTCCGGGTGAATCGAGACGAAAAAGTGCAGGTCCTGCTGCTTGCCCGGGGAGCCGACTTCCATGGCTCGGACAGCGTCTACGCGTACGAGATCGGCGACGTTGATCCTAGTGAATCGTCCCAATGGCATACGCTCGAGATCCCTCTCACCCAATTCAAAAAAGAGGTCGCGGAACCGAAGGTGGCCTCGGAAGATGCGCCGACCAGTTCGCCCCGACTGGGCCAGGTTATCTACAAAGTGGTCCTCTCGACGCAAGATCGCGACATCGATCTGGTCGTCGACCAATTAGAATTCGCCCCTCACTAG
- a CDS encoding sigma-70 family RNA polymerase sigma factor produces MQESDVVRVLLEARIRLTVPIWSIVRESQAVEDIFQEVVLRALRQRDQINDDGHLLAWSRTTAKNLAVDWLRQRGKSHVMDGGAMDRIWAISDDQAKGLSDRKDALRLCLKKMPQGNREMIQLRYGEGLSCIEVAKQIGASLDAVYKRLSRAHRDLRRCVEGTLSGEASQ; encoded by the coding sequence ATGCAAGAAAGTGATGTAGTGCGAGTCTTGCTCGAGGCACGCATTCGATTGACCGTTCCGATTTGGTCGATCGTGCGCGAGTCTCAGGCCGTCGAAGACATTTTTCAAGAGGTTGTCCTTCGCGCACTTCGGCAGCGGGATCAAATTAACGACGACGGGCACCTGTTGGCATGGTCTCGCACCACCGCCAAAAACTTGGCCGTCGATTGGTTGCGGCAGCGGGGCAAGTCACACGTGATGGATGGTGGCGCGATGGACCGTATTTGGGCGATCTCCGACGATCAAGCCAAGGGGCTCTCGGACCGGAAGGACGCGCTGCGGTTGTGTTTGAAGAAGATGCCCCAAGGTAATCGCGAGATGATTCAGTTGCGGTATGGGGAAGGGCTCAGTTGCATCGAAGTTGCCAAGCAGATCGGAGCTTCACTCGACGCCGTTTACAAACGTCTGTCGCGTGCTCATCGAGATCTCCGGCGATGTGTCGAAGGAACGCTCTCCGGGGAGGCATCGCAGTGA